A stretch of Paludisphaera borealis DNA encodes these proteins:
- a CDS encoding helix-turn-helix domain-containing protein, whose protein sequence is MSTNFPEGSPESTDWISQSEAAKLRGVTRQAISKLIRQGRLRTFEIGGHVLVSRSEILDFRGGAAGRPELGEDRALERIVRLLDASPPETRLQVFQRLRSEFPIHPLEAQLGTPAEVVLEAIARAGPLTLRGIRGVLAESAFEVYIVKELEGWSSHAALGDPPYDYLLEDVTGPVKVQVKLQRMKAGRPMTAWEGYRRFSPDRLVVETQRTRGGKDSSGGDTRPYRFGEFDILAVATEPSTRRWDSFMYTVADWLIPRTESPGQLLKFQPVAIVPDDDWTDDFETCVAWFRSGVKKTIGGRIDGDPTSG, encoded by the coding sequence TTGTCAACCAATTTTCCTGAAGGGTCTCCCGAGTCTACGGATTGGATTTCGCAGTCCGAGGCCGCGAAGTTGCGAGGGGTCACTCGCCAGGCCATCTCCAAGTTGATTCGGCAGGGGCGTCTGCGGACTTTCGAGATTGGCGGGCATGTGTTGGTCAGCAGATCCGAGATTCTCGACTTTCGCGGAGGCGCGGCCGGAAGGCCCGAACTGGGCGAGGACCGGGCGCTGGAGCGGATTGTTCGGCTGCTGGATGCCAGCCCTCCCGAGACGCGGCTCCAGGTCTTCCAGAGGCTCCGGAGTGAGTTTCCGATCCATCCGCTGGAAGCCCAGCTCGGGACGCCCGCCGAAGTCGTCCTGGAGGCGATCGCCAGGGCGGGGCCGCTGACCTTGCGGGGGATTCGAGGGGTCCTGGCGGAATCAGCGTTCGAAGTCTACATCGTCAAGGAGCTGGAGGGCTGGAGCAGCCACGCTGCATTGGGCGACCCGCCTTACGATTATCTGCTTGAAGACGTAACAGGGCCCGTCAAGGTCCAGGTGAAATTGCAGAGGATGAAGGCGGGGCGTCCGATGACCGCGTGGGAGGGGTATCGCCGCTTTTCTCCAGACCGGCTCGTGGTCGAGACCCAACGGACGCGAGGCGGGAAGGATTCGAGTGGCGGCGACACCCGACCGTATCGGTTCGGCGAGTTCGACATCCTGGCCGTGGCGACCGAGCCCTCGACGCGGCGATGGGACTCGTTCATGTACACGGTCGCCGACTGGCTGATTCCGAGGACGGAGAGCCCAGGCCAGTTGCTTAAATTTCAGCCCGTGGCGATCGTCCCCGACGACGACTGGACGGATGATTTCGAGACCTGCGTCGCGTGGTTTCGCTCGGGCGTGAAGAAGACGATCGGAGGTCGGATCGACGGCGATCCGACCTCGGGATGA
- a CDS encoding TolC family protein: MKRRIPDLRSTWFRVLGPLVAWSIVATASAQDASSGSGKLIERPNLGPIAPGSLDSNLPPSGSLQPNPFSIDPGIIGGRRRSGRIPRPGARGFSESNVGGPPALPDPLPGVAPPEPSDGPPVGDISDLVNQDGPADGLTLDAALDRLKTANLDVLALKYELPQAQADILTAGLRANPLLYFDTQFIPYGTFNTRLPGGPTQYDVNITYPLDVSHKRQARVAVACAAKRVLEAQFADVARRQIANVYRSFVDLQSARIGLRALETLIQQQEDVLKQVRRGAGPKKKSALEAEKLEIELAKSRAGLNDARDSLADAQEALGLLLALPPDETERLEPRGRLRALHPPLPSRDDMIRAAQANRPDLAAARLGIRRADSEVRLARANRLDDVYLFYDPFTYQDNHPFQAASARSWALGVTFPVPLFNRNQGNISKAQSNLGQSHAEVTALERRLASEVRQAYREFVAARESLILVERSVLPRARFALDQAVSRFLAGDLEVGDYLDELEDDADSARLYRDAVFRYRRSMLDINTAVGVRLMP, encoded by the coding sequence GTGAAACGACGGATTCCGGACCTTCGATCGACCTGGTTCCGCGTGTTGGGGCCGCTGGTCGCCTGGTCGATCGTCGCGACGGCCTCGGCGCAGGATGCGTCGTCGGGCTCGGGCAAGCTGATCGAGCGTCCCAACCTCGGGCCGATCGCGCCCGGCTCGCTCGATTCGAACCTGCCGCCGTCGGGGTCGCTCCAGCCGAATCCGTTCTCGATCGACCCGGGGATCATCGGCGGTCGGCGCCGCTCGGGCCGGATTCCCCGTCCGGGCGCCCGGGGGTTTTCCGAGTCGAACGTGGGAGGTCCCCCCGCGCTGCCCGACCCGCTGCCCGGCGTCGCGCCGCCCGAGCCGAGCGACGGCCCTCCGGTCGGCGACATCAGCGACCTGGTGAACCAGGACGGCCCGGCCGACGGCCTCACCCTCGACGCGGCCCTCGATCGGCTCAAGACCGCGAACCTCGACGTGCTGGCCCTGAAGTACGAGCTTCCCCAGGCCCAGGCCGACATCCTCACCGCCGGCCTTCGCGCCAACCCCCTGCTCTATTTCGACACCCAGTTCATCCCCTACGGCACGTTCAACACCCGCCTGCCCGGCGGCCCCACGCAGTACGACGTGAACATCACCTATCCGCTCGACGTCTCGCACAAGCGGCAGGCGCGCGTCGCCGTCGCCTGCGCGGCCAAGCGCGTGCTCGAGGCCCAGTTCGCGGATGTCGCGCGGCGGCAGATCGCCAACGTCTACCGGTCGTTCGTCGACCTCCAATCGGCTCGGATCGGCCTGCGGGCGCTGGAGACGTTGATCCAGCAGCAGGAGGACGTTCTCAAGCAGGTGCGCCGCGGGGCCGGGCCCAAGAAGAAGTCGGCGCTCGAGGCCGAGAAGCTGGAGATCGAACTCGCCAAGAGCCGGGCCGGCCTGAACGACGCGCGCGACAGCCTGGCCGACGCCCAGGAGGCCCTCGGCCTGCTGCTGGCCCTGCCTCCCGACGAGACCGAGCGGCTCGAACCGCGCGGACGCCTCCGCGCGCTCCATCCCCCCTTGCCGTCGCGGGACGACATGATCCGCGCGGCCCAGGCGAACCGCCCCGACCTCGCCGCCGCCCGGCTCGGGATTCGCCGCGCGGATTCGGAAGTCCGCCTGGCGCGGGCCAACCGGCTCGACGACGTCTATTTGTTCTACGACCCGTTCACGTACCAGGACAACCATCCGTTCCAGGCCGCCAGCGCCCGGTCGTGGGCGCTCGGCGTGACGTTCCCCGTGCCGCTGTTCAACCGCAACCAGGGGAACATCTCCAAGGCCCAGAGCAATCTCGGTCAGTCCCACGCCGAGGTGACCGCGCTCGAGCGCCGGCTGGCGTCCGAGGTCCGCCAGGCTTATCGCGAGTTCGTCGCCGCGCGCGAGTCATTGATCCTCGTCGAGCGCTCGGTCCTCCCCCGCGCCCGGTTCGCCCTCGACCAGGCGGTGTCGCGGTTCCTGGCCGGCGATCTCGAAGTCGGCGACTACCTCGATGAGCTGGAGGACGACGCCGACTCCGCCCGCCTTTACCGCGACGCCGTCTTCCGCTACCGCCGAAGCATGCTCGACATCAACACCGCCGTCGGCGTCCGCCTCATGCCGTAA
- a CDS encoding DNA-methyltransferase → MSTPAINGVLQNQLSFDGREKLVAPGFEPLYSTGLGDAYVADSLSLLQALPDDSVNVVLTSPPYALHFKKEYGNADKADYVEWFLNFGREMFRVLKPDGSLVLNIGGSYNPGSPTRSLYHFKLLIELVESVGFHLAQECFWFNPAKMPMPAEWVTVRRIRVRDSVEYVWWLSKTPWPKANNRRVLKPYSKDMERLNKKGLTKTVRPSGHNIKSSFSDVGAGGSIPANVIEDELPLDLLKFGNNAANDPYTRRCKEAGLKIHPARFPAALPEFFLKLLGEDGDVVVDPFAGSNTTGAVAESLGMRWIAVDRVADYLEASRFRFYS, encoded by the coding sequence ATGAGCACGCCCGCGATCAACGGGGTCTTGCAGAACCAGTTGTCGTTCGACGGTCGGGAAAAGCTGGTCGCGCCGGGTTTCGAGCCATTGTACAGCACCGGTCTGGGCGATGCGTACGTCGCGGATTCGCTTTCGCTGCTCCAGGCGTTGCCCGACGATTCGGTGAACGTCGTCCTGACGTCGCCGCCGTACGCGCTTCATTTCAAGAAGGAGTACGGCAACGCGGACAAGGCTGATTACGTCGAGTGGTTCCTGAACTTCGGCCGCGAGATGTTCCGGGTGCTGAAGCCCGACGGCAGCCTCGTGTTGAATATCGGCGGCAGCTACAACCCGGGTTCGCCCACGCGCTCGCTCTATCATTTCAAGCTGCTGATCGAGCTGGTCGAATCGGTGGGCTTTCATCTGGCCCAGGAGTGTTTCTGGTTCAACCCCGCCAAGATGCCGATGCCGGCGGAATGGGTGACGGTGAGGCGGATTCGCGTGCGCGACTCCGTGGAGTACGTCTGGTGGCTTTCCAAGACGCCCTGGCCCAAGGCGAACAACCGCCGGGTCTTGAAGCCGTACAGCAAGGACATGGAGAGGCTCAACAAGAAGGGGCTGACGAAGACGGTCCGACCGTCCGGCCACAACATCAAGTCGAGCTTCAGCGACGTGGGGGCGGGGGGCTCGATCCCGGCCAACGTCATCGAGGACGAGCTACCGCTCGACCTCCTCAAGTTCGGCAACAACGCGGCGAACGACCCGTACACGAGGCGCTGCAAGGAAGCCGGCCTGAAGATTCATCCCGCCCGGTTCCCCGCCGCCCTGCCTGAGTTCTTCCTCAAGCTGCTGGGAGAGGACGGCGACGTCGTCGTCGATCCGTTCGCGGGCTCCAACACGACGGGCGCCGTGGCCGAATCGCTCGGCATGCGGTGGATCGCCGTCGATAGGGTCGCCGACTATTTGGAAGCCAGTCGGTTTCGGTTCTATTCGTGA